gtttgaatttaaatttgaatttgtccggttccgaccggtaaccggccaaaccggaccggtataccggaaccggaggccggcggttaccggttagCGGTTTCGGCGGGGACCGTCCGCAAACTCTCCACCGTGCCGACCCCTCCGGATGCTAGCCACCTGTCCAACCAAAGGATCGGACGGCATGCTCATTCGGCTCGGCTCTTTAGCAAATCGATATATAGGCTGCTAGCCCAGCTACACACTCCAGTACAAAAAGCATGCATGGTGATCTTAATTAGCCGGTGCGCTTAACAAGCTAGTAAGCATAAAAGAAAACCTCTTAGGAGggaaccaaaaaagaaaagttcTTTCTTAGTTTCTCACAGTGAGCTCAGCTCACCGAGATGGCCATGACAAGAATATATTGCTACCTCGATGAAAACAATACAGATGGTACTTACATTTTGGCAACTCATCTATCTTTTCACCAAAAGTTATAGTACTTGAAaaatatatgtactgtacacaTCTTCGATTCCTCGTAGACTACGGAGGTAAATAAATATAGAAAATAAAAtcttttttcctaaaaaaaatacTCCTACTGATTGTACCCAGACAGCAGCACGGGCGAAGCTTCACCTCccatcaccccccccccccagattGACCGCCCAAGCCTCCCCACCTCCCGttccccgcccgcgccgcgaccACCCACCGCGCACCGCTCCGACCCACCCGCTccccgccacgtgtcccgccgACCACGCCCCCTCCACCCGCTCCCGGCCACACCCAGCGCCACACGCCCCTCCCCCCCGCACCGCtccccccgccgcgcgccccgcgccCCGCGCCCTTGACCGCCACGTCATCCCGCTGACGCGCGGGTCCCGCGCCCCCCCGCGCGCCCTCCTCAAATGCCCCCCCGCGCCGGCCTCCCCCGCACAACCGCGTCCGCTTCTTCCCAGATCCCCTGCGCCCGCCGCATCCCTGTAGCCGCCCCTGCTGCCActctcgccggcgagcccgATCCGATCCGCCGCCTCCCGCAGCCCGCAGCCATGTCGCCGTCGGAGCCGACGCGCGAGGAGAGCGTGTACATGGCGAAGCTCGCCGAGCAGGCGGAGCGGTACGAGGAGATGGTGGAGTTCATGGAGCGCGTGGCgcgctcggcgggcggcgccggcggcggggaggagctcTCCGTCGAGGAGCGCAACCTGCTGTCCGTCGCCTACAAGAACGTCATCGGCGCCCGCAGGGCCTCGTGGCGGATCATCTCCTCCATCGAGCAGAAGGAGGAGGGCCGCGGGAACGAGGCCCACGCCGCCTCCATCCGCGCCTACCGCGCCAAGATCGAGGCCGAGCTCGCCCGCATCTGCGACGGCATCCTCGCGCTCCTCGACTCCCACCTTGtcccctccgccggcgccgccgagtcCAAGGTCTTCTACCTCAAGATGAAGGGGGACTACCACAGGTACCATTTCCCGCGGGAGATCTGGCCCTTCTACGATTCGATCTGCGCGCGGAGCGGCCGAGGAGTGAGCTTTCTCGGGTAGATCGACGCGGGATGGTGGGGGGCGTAGGTTTCGAATAGTTTATTTATGAGATCCCGATGTATTGGGGTGTTGGGGTGTTTGCGACTGGGATTAGTGGGGGATTTGTGTCCTTATTTATTGCTGATGATGATTATTTGTGGGGGCACAATCTGATTTCCGGCCTCTGTACATGGGCCACCTAGTGGTGGTTGGTGAAGCCAAAACTTAAGATCTGTATAGAGATGTTCTGTCATGTGTGGGGGTGATAGGGATCTGGGTTCTTGGTGACGATTAGGTCAAAGTTTAAGGTGTGGtctttttttgtttgaattttgtGTGGTTTAGGTTCGTGTTATTGGTGGTGGTGGAAAGTCTAAGAAAAGGAAATTAGATTCTGATGTTTGTGACGTTTGAGTGAGGGGGGTTCCACCTCTTTTCTTGACGATGCGTGCATGCTGAAGTTGGAATTTATGAATTTGTTTATATGATTGGTGTAGCTGTGAGGTTACAGTTTAAAAGTCTGTTGATATGACGGTGTTGCTGTGCTGTTTTCCGTGGGAGATGACTGATGACTATAGTTGTAATCTGCAGTGCTTATCTTGGTATCTGACTTCTCCTGATGATTTTGCAGGTACCTTGCTGAGTTCAAGTCAGGCGCGGAGAGGAAGGAAGCTGCAGAGAGCACCATGAATGCTTACAAAGCTGCCCAGGTTGGACATCTATCGAAAACCAACCCTATTTTTTGTGTACATGTTGATAGAATGAGCATATCTTGCATATTAGGATTCATTATTGGTGTTGCTTTTTGTGCTGTAGGATATTGCCCTGGCAGATCTGGCTCCAACCCACCCCATCAGGCTTGGGCTCGCCCTCAACTTCTCGGTGTTCTACTATGAGATCCTGAACTCCCCTGACCGCGCCTGCAACCTTGCCAAGCAGGTCTGCTTCCACTCCCTTTGTCTCCCTTTAC
This genomic interval from Panicum virgatum strain AP13 chromosome 8K, P.virgatum_v5, whole genome shotgun sequence contains the following:
- the LOC120644641 gene encoding 14-3-3-like protein GF14-D encodes the protein MPPRAGLPRTTASASSQIPCARRIPVAAPAATLAGEPDPIRRLPQPAAMSPSEPTREESVYMAKLAEQAERYEEMVEFMERVARSAGGAGGGEELSVEERNLLSVAYKNVIGARRASWRIISSIEQKEEGRGNEAHAASIRAYRAKIEAELARICDGILALLDSHLVPSAGAAESKVFYLKMKGDYHRYLAEFKSGAERKEAAESTMNAYKAAQDIALADLAPTHPIRLGLALNFSVFYYEILNSPDRACNLAKQAFDEAISELDSLGEESYKDSTLIMQLLRDNLTLWTSDTNEDGGDEIKETAAPKESGEGQ